A single window of [Clostridium] hylemonae DSM 15053 DNA harbors:
- a CDS encoding YccF domain-containing protein yields MGCLGNVLWFVFGGAVSGLSWCLAGLLWCVTIVGIPVGMQCFKFASLSFFPFGKEVRYGGGAGSLLLNIIWLIISGVPLALEHALFGLLLCVTVIGIPFGMQHFKLAKLALMPFGAEV; encoded by the coding sequence ATGGGTTGTCTTGGAAATGTGCTCTGGTTTGTGTTTGGAGGAGCAGTCAGCGGACTGAGCTGGTGTCTGGCAGGTCTTCTCTGGTGTGTCACTATTGTCGGCATACCGGTGGGAATGCAGTGCTTTAAATTTGCGTCGCTGAGCTTCTTTCCATTCGGAAAGGAAGTCAGGTACGGCGGAGGTGCAGGCTCTCTTCTGCTGAATATCATCTGGCTGATCATATCCGGAGTTCCGCTTGCACTGGAGCACGCTTTGTTTGGACTGCTGCTCTGTGTCACTGTTATCGGGATCCCGTTCGGCATGCAGCACTTTAAACTGGCCAAGCTGGCGCTTATGCCGTTTGGCGCTGAAGTTTAG
- a CDS encoding ABC transporter ATP-binding protein, whose protein sequence is MHKNRPKNEKHSRTVMIRILTCIRPHTALVVLSLLLSVITVVLTLYIPILTGHGVDQIIGKENVDFKELSAVIITILACIAVTSVCQWFMNHINNKITYRVVKDLRICAFNRLQVLPLSYVDSHSSGDLISRVITDIDQFSDGLLLGFTQLFTGVITIVGTILFMLSINPYITLVVVVLSPLSFLIANFISKRTFAMFKKQSEARGELTGFTNEMLGGIKVVQAFGHQDEAQEQFEEINRRLSGYSMRATFFSSITNPATRFMYSVIYAGVAIAGCFAVVRGMLTVGQLSSFLSYTSQYTKPFNDITGVITEFQNSLASAARVFELIDQPSIAEDKAGAVRLQNPEGHVTMEHVSFSYVPEVPLIENLNLEAGCGQRIAIVGPTGCGKTTLINLLMRFYDVNSGIITVDGQNITDITRHSLRAAYGMVLQETWLKAASIRDNIAYGRPNASEDDIIRAAKEAHAHSFIMRMPDGYDTVIAEGGSNLSQGQKQLLCIARVMLCLPPMLILDEATSSIDTMTEIRIQKAFEKMMEGRTSFVVAHRLSTIKSADMILVMDKGHIIEQGVHEELLKKGGFYARLYNSQFSAV, encoded by the coding sequence ATGCATAAAAACAGACCGAAAAATGAAAAGCACAGCCGTACCGTTATGATACGCATCCTGACCTGTATAAGGCCCCACACCGCGCTCGTCGTCTTATCGCTCCTGCTCTCTGTCATCACGGTCGTACTGACGCTTTATATTCCTATTCTGACGGGCCATGGCGTAGATCAGATCATCGGAAAAGAAAATGTGGATTTTAAGGAACTGTCCGCGGTCATTATCACGATACTGGCATGTATCGCAGTCACATCTGTCTGCCAGTGGTTTATGAACCATATCAACAATAAAATAACATACCGGGTAGTAAAGGATCTTCGCATCTGCGCCTTCAACCGGCTGCAGGTATTGCCGCTCTCCTATGTGGACAGTCATTCCTCCGGGGACCTGATCAGCCGTGTCATCACGGATATCGACCAGTTCTCCGACGGCCTGCTGCTCGGCTTTACTCAGCTGTTTACCGGTGTCATCACTATTGTGGGCACGATACTTTTTATGCTGAGCATTAACCCTTATATCACACTCGTCGTGGTCGTTTTAAGCCCTCTTTCCTTTCTGATCGCAAATTTCATCTCCAAACGGACATTCGCCATGTTCAAAAAGCAGTCGGAGGCGAGAGGGGAACTGACCGGATTCACGAACGAGATGCTGGGCGGCATCAAAGTCGTGCAGGCATTCGGCCACCAGGATGAAGCACAGGAACAATTCGAGGAGATCAACAGAAGACTGTCTGGTTATTCCATGCGCGCAACCTTCTTTTCCTCCATCACAAACCCTGCCACACGGTTTATGTATTCTGTCATATATGCCGGCGTCGCGATTGCCGGGTGCTTTGCCGTGGTACGGGGAATGCTCACCGTCGGGCAGCTCTCCAGCTTCCTCAGCTACACGAGTCAGTACACAAAGCCGTTTAACGACATCACAGGTGTCATAACCGAGTTCCAGAACTCGCTCGCTTCCGCTGCCCGGGTATTTGAACTGATCGACCAGCCATCCATAGCAGAAGACAAGGCAGGCGCAGTGCGGCTTCAGAACCCTGAAGGCCACGTAACAATGGAACATGTCAGCTTTTCGTATGTGCCTGAAGTACCGCTTATAGAGAATCTGAATCTGGAGGCAGGCTGCGGACAGCGCATTGCCATTGTAGGGCCGACCGGCTGCGGCAAGACAACGCTCATCAATCTTCTCATGCGCTTTTACGATGTCAACTCCGGAATCATCACGGTTGACGGACAGAATATAACAGATATAACGAGGCATTCCCTGCGGGCGGCCTACGGCATGGTGCTGCAGGAGACATGGCTGAAAGCGGCTTCCATCCGCGACAATATCGCCTACGGAAGACCAAACGCCTCAGAAGACGATATTATCCGGGCGGCAAAAGAGGCGCATGCCCACAGCTTTATCATGCGTATGCCCGACGGTTATGACACCGTCATCGCCGAAGGCGGCAGCAATCTGTCACAGGGACAGAAGCAGCTCCTGTGCATCGCCCGCGTCATGCTCTGCCTTCCGCCCATGCTCATACTCGATGAAGCGACCTCCTCCATAGACACGATGACAGAGATCCGTATCCAGAAGGCCTTTGAAAAGATGATGGAAGGCCGCACAAGCTTTGTGGTCGCGCACCGCCTGTCCACCATAAAAAGCGCGGATATGATACTCGTGATGGATAAAGGCCATATCATCGAACAGGGCGTCCACGAGGAGCTGCTGAAAAAAGGCGGGTTTTACGCCCGCCTGTACAACAGCCAGTTCTCAGCTGTATGA
- a CDS encoding ABC transporter ATP-binding protein — translation MEFIIEHLTKSFGTKEVLKDISFTFESGKIYGLLGRNGAGKTTLFNCVNKDIKAEDGSFYLNDGNKAQIRPEDIGYVLSAPTVPAFLTGREFIKFFIEINESSIPDLRPIDEYFDMMNIEPGDRNRLLKDYSHGMKNKMQMLVNIIARPPLLLLDEPLTSLDVVVAEEMKELLRSLKKDRIIIFSTHIMELALDLCDEIVILNHGELEVVDKYDLDNSGFKDKIIRALKEEEDD, via the coding sequence ATGGAATTTATTATCGAACATTTGACAAAAAGCTTTGGGACCAAGGAAGTTTTAAAGGATATATCATTTACATTTGAAAGCGGCAAGATATACGGGCTGCTCGGGAGGAACGGGGCCGGAAAGACGACGCTGTTCAACTGTGTCAACAAGGATATAAAGGCGGAGGACGGAAGCTTTTATCTGAACGACGGAAACAAAGCGCAGATCAGACCGGAAGATATCGGCTATGTGCTGTCTGCGCCCACGGTCCCGGCATTTCTCACGGGCCGCGAGTTTATCAAGTTTTTCATAGAGATCAATGAGAGTTCCATTCCCGACTTACGGCCCATCGATGAATATTTTGACATGATGAACATAGAACCCGGGGACAGAAACCGCCTGCTCAAAGATTATTCTCACGGCATGAAAAATAAAATGCAGATGCTGGTGAATATTATTGCAAGGCCGCCGCTTCTGCTTCTGGATGAACCGCTGACCTCGCTGGATGTTGTGGTGGCGGAGGAGATGAAAGAGCTCCTTCGTTCATTGAAGAAGGACCGTATCATAATTTTTTCCACTCATATCATGGAGCTTGCGCTGGATCTGTGCGATGAGATCGTCATATTGAATCACGGCGAGCTGGAGGTCGTGGATAAGTATGATCTGGACAACAGCGGCTTTAAGGATAAGATCATCCGGGCGCTCAAGGAGGAAGAAGATGATTAA
- a CDS encoding DUF3795 domain-containing protein, with protein sequence MYESRCGICCSDCERKEEVSCSGCTNMEKPFWGGDCKVKSCCEGKGINHCGECEQFPCEMEANMGKDAGFDPAPRLESCRRWRGEA encoded by the coding sequence ATGTATGAATCGAGATGCGGCATATGCTGCAGTGACTGTGAACGTAAGGAAGAGGTAAGCTGTTCCGGATGTACGAATATGGAAAAGCCTTTCTGGGGCGGCGACTGCAAAGTTAAGAGCTGCTGCGAAGGAAAAGGAATAAATCATTGTGGGGAATGTGAACAATTTCCATGTGAGATGGAGGCAAATATGGGGAAGGATGCGGGATTTGACCCGGCTCCCAGGCTTGAGAGCTGCCGCAGATGGAGAGGGGAAGCGTAG
- a CDS encoding ABC transporter ATP-binding protein, with translation MRRLLKYLKEHPLATVLAPLFKMLEASFELFVPLVVARMIDTGIRQQMTGYLWQMGGVLVLLGVVGFGFSVTAQYFAAKSAVSAGMAMRNDLFAHINTLSYKEIDAVGASTLINRMTNDVNQVQNGINMFLRLFLRSPFVVFGAMIMAFTVDVKAALPFAVAIPLLLLVVFAILLVSMPLYRKVQKQVDKVLLSTRENLLGIRVVRAFNHQDSEMKHFREQSTALFHRQIHVGKISALLNPLTYVIINLGVIAILWTGGRQVSLGTLTQGQVIALINYMSQILAELIKLANLIILLSKSMASLNRVNQVFDMQPSIDSTGLPLSQKKNAFSGNTVELKSVIPAVQFDNVSFCYTDSGKETLSGVSFSAMPGQTIGVIGGTGSGKTSLISLIPRFYDVSKGAVLVNGQDVRTLNPVSLRSRVGLVPQRAQLFKGTLRENIRWGKPDASDEDIYQALDTAQAREFVDAREKGLELMIEQEGGNLSGGQKQRLTIARALVRRPEILILDDSASALDFATDARLRQAIRETTGQMTVFIVSQRVSAIRNADMIIVLDDGEMAGYGTHGELLRSSPVYKEICESQTSGQEETQYANA, from the coding sequence ATGAGACGATTATTGAAATATCTGAAAGAGCATCCTCTGGCAACGGTTCTGGCGCCGCTTTTTAAAATGCTTGAGGCCAGCTTTGAACTTTTCGTTCCTCTTGTAGTTGCCAGAATGATCGATACGGGTATCAGACAGCAGATGACCGGCTATCTCTGGCAGATGGGCGGAGTCCTTGTCCTGCTCGGCGTTGTCGGATTCGGCTTTTCTGTCACCGCCCAGTATTTTGCGGCCAAGTCTGCGGTATCTGCCGGTATGGCGATGCGAAATGACCTGTTCGCACACATTAATACACTGTCGTACAAAGAGATAGATGCGGTCGGCGCCTCTACTTTGATCAACCGCATGACAAATGATGTCAACCAGGTGCAGAATGGAATCAATATGTTTCTGCGTCTGTTTCTGCGGTCCCCATTCGTCGTGTTCGGGGCCATGATCATGGCATTTACCGTGGACGTGAAAGCGGCGCTCCCTTTCGCGGTGGCAATACCGCTGCTGCTTCTCGTCGTCTTTGCCATCCTTCTTGTCAGCATGCCGCTGTACCGTAAAGTACAGAAACAGGTGGACAAAGTGCTTCTTAGCACACGGGAAAATCTTCTCGGGATCAGAGTCGTGAGAGCTTTTAACCATCAGGACAGTGAAATGAAACATTTCCGCGAACAGAGCACTGCTCTCTTTCACAGACAGATTCATGTGGGAAAGATATCCGCGCTCTTGAATCCGCTAACCTACGTCATTATCAATCTGGGCGTCATCGCCATTCTCTGGACCGGCGGCAGACAGGTCTCCCTCGGCACACTCACTCAGGGACAGGTGATCGCCCTGATCAACTATATGTCACAGATACTGGCAGAACTTATCAAGCTTGCCAACCTTATCATTCTGCTGTCCAAATCTATGGCAAGCTTAAACCGCGTAAATCAGGTATTCGATATGCAGCCTTCCATCGACAGCACAGGGCTGCCGCTGTCACAAAAAAAGAACGCATTTTCAGGAAATACCGTGGAATTAAAGTCTGTAATACCTGCCGTACAATTTGACAATGTATCGTTCTGCTACACAGATTCCGGAAAAGAAACGCTGAGCGGCGTGAGCTTTTCCGCTATGCCGGGACAGACGATAGGCGTCATCGGAGGCACCGGGTCCGGCAAGACGAGTCTCATAAGCCTCATCCCCCGCTTCTATGACGTATCAAAAGGAGCCGTACTGGTCAACGGCCAGGATGTAAGGACGCTGAACCCGGTCTCTCTGCGAAGCCGCGTCGGACTTGTTCCCCAGAGAGCGCAGCTTTTTAAGGGAACACTCAGAGAAAATATACGGTGGGGAAAACCGGATGCCAGCGATGAAGACATCTATCAGGCGCTCGACACCGCACAGGCAAGAGAATTCGTGGATGCAAGGGAAAAGGGACTGGAACTGATGATAGAGCAGGAAGGGGGCAATCTTTCCGGCGGCCAGAAGCAGCGGCTTACCATCGCCCGCGCCCTCGTGCGCAGACCTGAAATCCTCATTCTGGATGACAGCGCCTCCGCCCTTGACTTCGCCACCGATGCCAGACTCCGCCAGGCGATCAGGGAAACCACCGGGCAGATGACTGTTTTTATCGTGTCCCAGCGTGTATCCGCCATCCGTAACGCGGATATGATCATCGTTCTCGACGACGGTGAGATGGCCGGATATGGCACGCACGGAGAACTGCTTAGATCGAGCCCGGTATATAAAGAGATCTGTGAATCACAGACATCAGGACAGGAGGAGACACAATATGCAAATGCATAA